In Dromaius novaehollandiae isolate bDroNov1 chromosome 4, bDroNov1.hap1, whole genome shotgun sequence, a single genomic region encodes these proteins:
- the TSPAN5 gene encoding tetraspanin-5 isoform X2 has translation MFLGIAFLGIGLWAWNEKGVLSNISSITDLGGFDPVWLFLVVGGVMFILGFAGCIGALRENTFLLKFFSVFLGIIFFLELTAGVLAFVFKDWIKDQLYFFINNNIRAYRDDIDLQNLIDFTQEYWQCCGAFGADDWNLNIYFNCTDSNASRERCGVPFSCCTKDPAEDVINTQCGYDARQKPEVDQQIVIYTKGCVPQFEKWLQDNLTIVAGIFIGIALLQIFGICLAQNLVSDIEAVRASW, from the exons GGAGTGCTGTCCAATATCTCCTCCATCACCGACCTGGGAGGCTTTGATCCAGTTTGGCTCTTCCTAGTGGTAGGAGGAGTTATGTTCATTCTGGGATTTGCAGGATGCATTGGAGCCTTGCGAGAAAATACCTTTCTGCTCAAGTTT ttttctgtgttccttggaattattttcttcctggAGCTTACTGCCGGTGTTTTAGCATTTGTTTTCAAAGACTGGATCAAGGACCAACTGTATTTCTTTATAAACAACAACATCAGAGCATACCGAGATGACATTGATTTGCAAAACCTCATAGACTTTACACAGGAATAC TGGCAGTGCTGCGGGGCTTTTGGAGCTGATGACTGGAACCTTAACATTTACTTCAACTGCACCGATTCCAACGCGAGTCGAGAGCGCTGTGGTGTGCCGTTCTCTTGCTGCACGAAGGACCCTGCC GAAGATGTTATTAACACTCAGTGTGGCTACGATGCAAGGCAAAAACCA GAAGTTGATCAGCAGATTGTTATCTACACTAAAGGCTGTGTCCCACAGTTTGAGAAATGGCTGCAGGACAATCTTACCATAGTTGCTGGTATATTCATTGGGATAGCGTTACTGCAG ATATTTGGGATATGCTTAGCCCAGAATTTGGTTAGTGACATTGAGGCTGTCAGAGCCAGCTGGTAA